A region of Streptomyces deccanensis DNA encodes the following proteins:
- a CDS encoding ribonuclease HII, with the protein MPYEPPTHTVERSLRATTGAKVIAGVDEVGRGAWAGPVTVCAAITGLRRPPEGLTDSKLLTIKRRESLAAELLTWVTSHALGHASPEEIDDLGMTAALRLAAVRALEALPIRPDAVILDGKHDYLGSPWRVRTVIKGDQSCVAVAAASVIAKVQRDKMMAELGVDHADFGFAANAGYPSPVHKAALAERGPTPYHRLSWAYLDALPQWRHLKKARNWADGSVPEIEGQLGFDF; encoded by the coding sequence ATGCCGTACGAACCACCTACTCACACCGTCGAGCGCTCGCTGCGCGCCACGACCGGAGCGAAGGTCATTGCCGGTGTCGACGAGGTGGGGCGCGGAGCGTGGGCCGGCCCCGTCACCGTCTGCGCGGCGATCACCGGACTGCGCCGACCGCCCGAGGGCCTCACCGACTCCAAGCTCCTGACGATCAAGCGACGCGAGTCGCTCGCCGCGGAACTGCTGACGTGGGTCACCTCGCACGCCCTCGGTCACGCCTCTCCGGAGGAGATCGACGACCTGGGCATGACGGCCGCGCTGCGGCTGGCCGCCGTGCGGGCCCTGGAGGCGCTCCCCATACGGCCCGACGCGGTCATCCTCGACGGCAAGCACGACTACCTGGGGTCACCCTGGCGCGTCCGTACGGTGATCAAGGGCGATCAGTCCTGTGTCGCCGTCGCGGCCGCCTCGGTGATCGCCAAGGTTCAGCGCGACAAAATGATGGCCGAACTGGGTGTCGACCATGCAGACTTCGGTTTCGCGGCCAACGCCGGGTATCCGTCGCCTGTCCACAAGGCCGCGCTGGCGGAGCGGGGCCCCACCCCGTACCACCGGTTGTCGTGGGCGTATCTTGATGCGCTGCCCCAGTGGCGACACCTCAAGAAGGCCCGCAACTGGGCGGACGGAAGCGTTCCGGAGATCGAGGGCCAGCTCGGCTTCGATTTCTGA
- a CDS encoding RecQ family ATP-dependent DNA helicase → MSDEDLSPMDRRELRTAADTVLARLVGAPAGGARLREDQWHAIEALVADQRRALVVQRTGWGKSAVYFVATALLRERGAGPTVIVSPLLALMRNQVDAAARAGIHARTINSSNTEEWDTIRQEVTAGTVDVLLVSPERLNNPDFRDQVLPELAAATGLLVVDEAHCISDWGHDFRPDYRRLRTMLADLPQGVPVLATTATANARVTADVAEQLGTGGGTDALVLRGPLDRESLSLGVLELPDAAHRMAWLADHLDELPGSGIIYTLTVAAAEEVTAFLRQCGHTVTSYTGKTENADRQQAEEDLLANRVKALVATSALGMGFDKPDLGFVVHLGSPSSPIAYYQQVGRAGRGVEHAEVLLLPGREDQAIWEYFASVAFPPEEQVRRTLDVLAHAERPLSLPALEPLVELRRSRLETMLKVLDVDGAVRRVQGGWVSTGVPWTYDTERYAWVAKQRAAEQQAMRDYVTTSGCRMEFLRRQLDDEEAAPCGRCDTCTKPRFAESVSSAALDAARGELGRAGVEVEPRKMWPTGLPAVGVNLKGRIPAGEQAAPGRALGRLSDIGWGNRLRPMLAPQAPDGPVPDDVAKAVVAVLADWAKGPGGWASGQADAQPRPVGVVTMASRTRPQLIGSLGARIAEIGRLPLLGSVAYTGAVTQVTRSNSAQRLKALDGALTVPPELAAALREADGPVLLIDDATETGWTLAVATRVLRRAGAQGVLPLVLAVRG, encoded by the coding sequence ATGAGCGACGAAGACCTGTCCCCCATGGACCGCCGAGAGCTACGTACGGCCGCCGACACCGTGCTCGCCCGTCTCGTCGGCGCGCCGGCGGGTGGCGCGCGACTGCGCGAGGACCAGTGGCACGCCATCGAGGCGCTGGTCGCGGATCAGCGCAGAGCCCTGGTGGTGCAGCGCACGGGCTGGGGCAAGTCCGCGGTGTACTTCGTCGCGACCGCGCTGCTGCGCGAACGGGGTGCGGGCCCCACCGTCATCGTCTCCCCGCTCCTCGCCCTCATGCGCAACCAGGTGGATGCGGCCGCCCGCGCCGGCATCCACGCGCGGACGATCAACTCGTCGAACACGGAGGAGTGGGACACCATCCGCCAGGAGGTCACTGCGGGCACGGTCGACGTGCTCCTGGTCAGCCCGGAGCGGCTCAACAACCCCGACTTCCGTGACCAGGTCCTGCCCGAGCTGGCGGCCGCGACCGGGCTGCTCGTGGTCGACGAGGCGCACTGCATCTCGGACTGGGGTCATGACTTCCGCCCCGACTACCGGCGACTGCGCACCATGCTGGCCGATCTGCCGCAGGGAGTCCCGGTGCTCGCCACGACCGCGACGGCCAACGCGCGCGTGACGGCAGACGTGGCGGAGCAGTTGGGCACGGGCGGCGGCACGGACGCCCTGGTCCTGCGCGGGCCGCTGGACCGCGAGAGCCTGAGCCTCGGTGTGCTCGAGCTGCCGGACGCCGCCCACCGGATGGCCTGGCTCGCCGACCACCTGGACGAGTTGCCGGGCTCCGGGATCATCTACACGCTCACCGTGGCCGCCGCCGAGGAGGTCACCGCGTTCCTCCGCCAGTGCGGGCACACCGTGACGTCGTACACGGGCAAGACGGAGAACGCCGACCGGCAGCAGGCCGAGGAGGATCTCCTCGCCAACCGGGTCAAGGCCCTTGTCGCCACCTCCGCTCTGGGGATGGGCTTCGACAAGCCCGACCTGGGGTTCGTCGTGCACCTGGGCTCGCCGTCCTCCCCCATCGCCTACTACCAGCAGGTGGGCCGCGCGGGTCGCGGTGTCGAGCACGCCGAGGTGCTGCTGCTGCCCGGCAGGGAGGACCAGGCGATCTGGGAGTACTTCGCCTCGGTCGCCTTCCCTCCGGAGGAGCAGGTGCGCCGGACCCTGGACGTCCTGGCACACGCCGAGCGACCCCTGTCCCTGCCCGCCCTCGAACCGCTGGTGGAACTGCGTCGTTCCCGGTTGGAGACGATGCTGAAGGTCCTCGACGTGGACGGCGCGGTCCGCCGCGTCCAGGGCGGCTGGGTCTCCACCGGCGTTCCCTGGACGTACGACACCGAGCGCTATGCCTGGGTCGCCAAGCAGCGCGCGGCCGAGCAGCAGGCCATGCGTGACTACGTCACGACGTCAGGCTGCCGGATGGAGTTCCTGCGACGGCAGCTGGACGACGAGGAGGCGGCGCCCTGCGGGCGGTGCGACACCTGCACCAAGCCCAGGTTCGCGGAATCCGTCTCGTCGGCGGCGCTGGACGCGGCGCGCGGCGAGTTGGGGCGGGCGGGGGTCGAGGTGGAGCCCCGCAAGATGTGGCCGACCGGGCTGCCTGCGGTCGGCGTGAATCTGAAAGGACGCATTCCGGCCGGTGAACAGGCGGCTCCGGGGCGAGCGTTGGGGCGGCTGTCGGACATCGGCTGGGGCAACCGACTCCGGCCGATGCTCGCGCCGCAGGCCCCGGACGGACCGGTTCCTGACGACGTGGCGAAGGCGGTGGTGGCCGTACTGGCCGACTGGGCGAAGGGCCCCGGCGGCTGGGCCTCCGGACAGGCCGACGCACAGCCCCGACCGGTGGGGGTCGTCACCATGGCGTCCCGTACCCGGCCGCAGCTGATCGGTTCCCTGGGCGCGCGGATCGCCGAGATCGGCCGTCTGCCGCTGCTGGGTTCGGTGGCGTACACCGGCGCGGTCACGCAGGTCACCCGCAGCAACAGCGCACAACGGCTCAAGGCGCTCGACGGGGCGCTGACCGTGCCGCCCGAACTGGCCGCCGCCCTCAGGGAGGCGGACGGGCCCGTTCTGCTGATCGACGACGCCACGGAGACCGGCTGGACCCTCGCGGTCGCCACGCGCGTGCTCCGGCGCGCGGGCGCACAGGGGGTGTTGCCGCTCGTGCTCGCCGTCCGGGGGTGA